A segment of the Marmota flaviventris isolate mMarFla1 chromosome 2, mMarFla1.hap1, whole genome shotgun sequence genome:
TAGCGTGGAGTGAAGTTTGTAGTTAACAGAGTGTGTGACACGGCAGGTCTCAAGAGGATGTGGGATGCAGAATCTTCCAGCTCCTTGAAGTCCCTGGTCAGAGAGAACACGCTTCACACAAACCAGAAGCAAATCGACAAATgattcaaacaataacaagtcATCAGATTGATTTCAGTGGATAGATCAGTCCTATAGGGGACAAGCAGTGCTGGTGACTCACCGTACCTCAACTGATTACAAGTCTTACATCCTATGGACACCTTCACAAATGCCCTCAGGTCTATGTGTATGCACCCACATGCGTACTTCAAACTGATTAAAAAATGCCTGTCATAATGGCCTTGCTTTGTGCTCTTTGGGTGGGTATGcagtgagaaaaaagaaatatagcaaAAGATGTGTTATAACAGCATCATCATCTGTATAAAACACATTTTCCCCACAGCCAGTGAAAAGCATCCCCCATTGCCAGCAATTGTCTTTCAACCTTGCAGAAGGAACCAAAGAAGGATGTGAGCTACAGCTTCCTAACTTTAGTGTTTTGACATAAATAAAAGAGCATCAGGCAATATTTGACAAGATCAAGAACTGGAAGCTGTTTTGTGTATGTATCTTTCCCCTGTTGGGTACTCTTTTCTGCTTTGCTGTCCTGTGTATCTGAAAAGGTAAGTTATGAGCATGGGTACTATTGTCATGTTCTAAAGTAAAGTGTAGTCTCCTTATTAGAGTTAGAGAAAAGTGCCATAAACAAAGACACCGAGTGAAATGAGCCACTTCACAGTCAAATGTTGCAATGGACACTGCAGCTGGGTTTGCTGATCAAGTGAGGCTCCTGCTCCCTGTGGACCACAAAGCTGCCCTGTGTTCTAAGTGGGAGCCTTGCTCACAACATGAAGAGAAGGAACTTCTGACATGGTGAAATGACTAAGACCATTATGATCAGCACTAGTAGGAAATGGAGCTGTGCTATGAGCTACTTCAATAAGACTTTTTACCAGATTGGGTCACatcataatttttgtttgtaaCTTTGGGGGAAAATATCTAATATAGTTTCAATGAACATCTGGATAATTAGAAATTGCGTCTTTTTTCCCTAGCACAAGAGATGGTTTTCCACCTTGTGCAAGGAAAATAGGGAACATCCTTGTGGTCTCTGCCTGTGAATGTCCCATGTGATGTGTGGGCAGTGCATCTGAGAGTGTTTGAGTGAAGCCCAAGGTCTCTCCATGATCAAAACATCTCCTCAAACAAGCAGGTATGAGCAACTACCCAGAGTATGAATACCTGTTGATAATATTGTGTGACCATGGCTATGCCTTCTCCTTCTGAAATGTCCTCTGTACTGTGACTTATTTCTGCACTCTGACAAGGCTGGATACTACCTGAGATCATCGCAGCTGGTCAGCATCAAGCTATAAGCCAGTGGACCTGGTCTTGGCCTGCACCCTTAACCTTGACTAATcacctcaaaatacaaaatgatgaaaccaaaagaggagaaaatacgGAGCAGATGTATCTACAGATCATACTCTGATGATGAAACATGCCAGTGAAAGCATAATCCATCAGTGACGGTCATTCAACAATTTTTGTAAGATGCCTGAgattttacagattttatgatgTACTTTCCATCCTGGTATAGGTGAGAGCCCCAGGTACGTTATTATAAATGGCAGGCTGATTTCAGTCGTAGCACTCTTGGTCATGATGTGCACAAGATCAAAATAAATCCTGTAACTAGATTTTCTCTCTTCAGTAGAGAAATTCTGTCAGATCACCCTAACCATTTCAAATGACTAGATCTCCACTGTGCCACTTAAACCTGAAATAATTCTGTAAAATCCCCAAAGATATTACAAGAACCTCTCCATTCTTGTTCTTCCCGATCCAAAGCAAAGAGGTCTCAACAGCCAAAATTCCCACTGGGAGTTAAACATACAATACCAATAAATGAGAATGGTTTTGTGGATAACAGAAATAAAAGCCCTCAAAAGCCAGAGTACCATCATTTGAACAAACAGTTTTATCTACATAGCCAAGGGGAAGAGGCCAGTGGTAGGACATTATCCAgttaagtacaaaaaaaaaccaccccACGACAACGTCCTGATTTTAGTTGGCTTACTATTACACTGGTCACCTTCGCAGGTTGTCTTATCCCTTCATGGTATGGACCTATCTTTAAAAACACAACAGCGAAGACCCTCTAGCTAACAGACTAAAATGGAAACCAGAGTCACTtcagaattaatttaaattaattcatagCTAAATTCAGCTCTATTGACTGCACAGTTTCAAGTCTTGTGTCTACAACATTCTAGCTTCAGTTATATGTTCTGCTTATTCTGAGGGATGAGGGAGATTAAAACATATAAGTCAGGGTATATCGTTAAGGAAAATAAAGCTCTTACTATAAAGAAAAACTTGCATAGCGTTTTATACCTAAACTTTTACAAAGACGCATCacagttttattttgcttaaaaagacagagaaagcaagatgAGTGTGACATTTACTTCATGAGTCCCTAAAATAATGGCCAGTGGTAACAGAAATATACCACGCAGTGAAATGCCTAGACACgatctttcaaaataattttccaagGATGCACTTTCTTTCAGATAATGCATGTGATCTATAGCCCTTCTACATCTAAGGAGTGGTGAAGATTAGAGTAAATGGTACGTGCTTGCTGAAGATGGACGTTGCTTCAAAAACATTTAGGATTAAGTGCAGATATCCCTCTCTATTCTATGCCCTCTGCTTGCTGCCCTGCTCTGCCAACATTCGGGGAAGCTCTTCTTCTCTGACTTGTTCATTTTTCATCCGTGGTCTTACAGAAGATTTACCATCCCTCCACAATTCCCAATTGGAGGAACTTCCACAATCGAAAAAGAACACATGAAATTTCAAGTGTTGAATGGGATCAAAGTCAGTCTGAGATGGAAACCTggtattgcttttaaaaatacgCATTCTTTTGGCCAGCTTTGATATGTCCTTATAGAATTATTAGCAGTGAGAATTAGTatgcattttaaaacatgtaaGTACATAAAGATATTTTGTGCAACCAGGACTGGCATTCATAATTCTCTTTGAAATACTGAGCAGAGGGGGACAAACAAAGGTGTCATAAACAACttaattacaaaaatagatgCGAAATGATTGGAAGACAAGAATTTGAGAGGGGATAAAGGTATTAATTCAAGCTATTTCAACATGATATTAATAAAGTCAGTTGATAGAGTGTCATAGAACCACTGATCAGTTGCTTTTGTCTAAATAGtatcagtaatttttaaataagaagttgttttaatatattttaaacactgaTTTCTCATTGGTCTAAATATCATGTTGATATAGCCTCAGTGAAACTACCCAAATAATTCTCATTatcaaaaataattccattcaatATAATTCTTCCCATTATTTTATTAGGCTCTTCTAAAAAAGTATTCTAGAATATATCTCTGTTGAATGTGATTCAACCTGACATATGATTTGAATAGTGACACtttttaagggatttttttttcttgctaggACTGATCATACCGGTCCCTGAAGATGACTGAAATCATACTCAAGTCTCTAACTCTGTTATCACATAGGGCCAGGGAAGCATGAAGAGTGATTTTTAAGCTCCCACTCAGAAAGCCACCCCCGGGTTCTAAGGTCTTTTCAAATTGGCTCTTGATTTTCTAGATTGTGTCAGGCTGGGTTCACTTATCTCACAGGAACCGGCTTCCTTTTGATGCTTTCTAAATTTCCTGCACTGGGTCAACTCAGGGTAACTACCTCCTTTCTtatttcatggaattttttttcttttaacttttcttccaGACCAGGAGGCATAGAAATAGCATGAGAACATCTCAGCCATTTCTTGCTTTACCCATTATTCTTCTTACCCCGAGGAGTCCATATGAATATGCCCTTTCATCTGACCATCAGCTGTCGGAAAGGAATTTATCCTGACAGCTACCACAGCAAAGTGGTTAATGTGCATCATAAGGAAGAATCACTCTTTCTTCTGCCTCGGCGCTAGGTTCTCATTGTACAACCCCGTACAGTacttcagcaactattttttttttttaagatttaaaaagcaaagagtTACAAAACTGTTTGTAATTAACTTGAAATAGAAAAGatagcacttttttttaaatcccattatATAGTACACCGTATAAATTACAGAGTATTCAAATGCACAAATGCATCTGTGTAACATTTATCAAATGTGATCTGCGTGTCTAtgtgcacacacgtgtgtgttCTCAAGAGTTCGGCTGTTCACCTTCCTAACAACGCTGTTCCTCTGGTTGTTACGTGTGGCAGTGCTCCAGGTCTGGTACGCTGCTGTTGCAGTATCTCATGTTATTGGGGATATGGCAGTCTGTGTAATTAATGCCCCCATTTGGGGTGTAAATGGGCTGCAGTCTGAAATCTCCTTTAAGGAGCTGATCGTTATTTAAGGAGACGATCTGAAAGCTGGTTTCCGTCATCTCCAGAATGGAGTTGTCCTTCTTGGTGCCTGCCTCACAATAGTCATCTTTCCGACGGCCCCGGTTGTATTTCCACTTCTGCGAGGTGTAGCGCCCCTTTTTGTGCATGTGCCAGCAGAAGACGCTGAGCAAGACCACGAGCACGAATATCACTGCACCCCCTATCAAACCCGCCAGCAGAAAAGGGGAGCCCATGCTGTGGGATGTCGTCTGCTCATGGCTCGAAGCGGTGTTGCTGCCATTGTTCAAATAGGAGGCAAGGGTGGTGGCCTCCGAGCAGACGGTGTCTTCTACAGCACGGTAGTTAAAAGCATCCAGTGGCACTAAGCAAATCCGATAGGTGGATCTGGGCTCCAAATTAACCAGGCTCAGGTGTTGCTTCTCCCCACTGACGATGCGCTCCTGAACGATGCCCCCCACCAGGCTGTGGCCCATCTTCACCCACGTGAGTTTGTATGCCATCACAGTAAAGAGAGACAGCCAGCTGACTTGGATGGAAGTATCATTCACAAAGTGGATGGACAGCTGGATCCGCTCAGATATAGGTGGAGTCGCTCTTTCTCTACCATCCCAGTCAGGAACGGTGGGAAGTTTCGATGTAGTAGGAGCTGGAGGTGTGTAGCTTCTGCTAGGGGTTGGAACAGAGACAGTGGGAGGCTGCGTCGTTGGAGAAATAGTACTTGGGGCTGGGGTAAAGAGAGGCTGGCCAGGGGTCATGGTGGGACACGACAGAAGATTCATATTCAGCTCCCTGACAGCCATCCCCCGGACTTGTTCAGGACCTTGGCACATGAAACCCCGCACGTTGAGAGATGAAGGGATATATTTGAGCCATTCTGTGACCCATTTAATACTGCAGTCACAAAACCAAGGGTTATTCCGAGCAGTGAGCTGCTTCAAGTTGGCGAGATTATCAAAGACCCCTTGAGTCAACTTCCTCAGTTGGTTGTTGGATATGTCCAGCCGTTCCAGCTTCCGGAGGTTGGAGAAGGCCGTCAGAGGGATGTGGTTAATCTGGTTGTCCTGCAGATACAGCCTGATGAGATGCGTACCTGGCAGATCAGGAGGGGGATAGGAGAGCGAATTACGGACTATGGAAAATTCCTTGAGCTTGGTGAGATGGCTGAAGGTGCCCTCGGCAATGCCCTTGTTCGTCAAGAGATTCCCATCCACGATCAGACGCTCCAAGCTTGTGAGGTTCTGAAAGGCCATGTCTGAGATCACGGCGATTCGGTTTTCATCTACTCTCAGCTCTTGCAGGTCCACAGGAAGCCCGACAGGCACGCTGCTCAGGTGGTTCTTGGACAGAAACAACAACTTGAGGCTAACAGCCTCCCGGAAGGCCCCATCCTCCACCCCCACCGTGGAGATAGAGTTGTCATCCAGGTGCAGCTCTTCAAGCTTCAGGAGCTGGGCAAGGGCAGCACGTGAAATGGTCTGAATgttgttttcctgcaaatgaagaACTCGGACGTTCTTGGGAAGGTTCATGGGGAATTCATCCAGTTGGTTGCCATAAAGGTAGACCGTGTGCACTGACTGTACATTGTGCAGCTCTGCAGGAAATCCAGCATTATTAATTTGGTTGTTGTGGAGGTAGAGTACGGTTACGCCCTCCGGGATCCCAAGAGGCACTGAGGTCAAGCTTCGCTCGTTACAGTAGACAAAGTTCCTGTCGCAGCGGCACACGCTAGGGCAGGCCAGGAGTTTTGACACTTGTGAGTAGAGCCCTAGGGAAACGATAAGCCAAGATTTCAGGAAAAAAGCCCCATGGCTGGGCCACTTTGTGGTCTGCAGGCCCATttctgaagaacagaaagaaaatacaatgtggtggggaaaagaaaaattaaaaaaatatatatatatcagcaaaATCAAAATGATGGGACAGGTTCTGTCAAAGTCCAGAATTCCAGCTACAAGAAATGTCCCGAGGGCATCGGTGAAAGAACCTTTCTGATGTCTCTGGTCTTATCAGCCTGTATGGCCCTCTTTGCTGTTGTCCTCCATGTGCAAAAGACTTCAATAGGGAGAATTTTCTACGCAGGCAGCAGGTGAGGCCACGTTATCTGCGGGGTCTACACAGCCAGAGTGGGTGGACAGAACTCCTGTCCTCTGGTGGAGGTCAGGCCAGGGCTGATGGACCTATGAACTTCTTGGTTAAGCACAATCTGTGATCTGTtgtagggaagaaaagagaagagagtcCAGTTAATGGTAGTTATATAAGAAGTACTGATATGCCCacaaacctttcaaaaatagCAACTTTGGGACTAGCATATATTTTAGCTAACCAGTATTTAGTTGGAAAGATATttaagaaatcaatgaaatatctTCAAAAGGAAACTCTTATTATCAATCATACTGTGAACTCTGCATCCCAATCAGTACCTTCTCTTAAATATCTATTTACATATATCAGCAAAATCAAAATCATGGGACAGGTTCTGTCAAAGTGCAACAGACACACAGTCAACACACAGGATTGGTGAATGATTATCATTTCCAAATCCTATTTATCAATCTTACTACAAGATGGAGTTGGGCACTAAGGGAAAAAATGTGAAGCCCTCTAGAGTTATAAATCTTCAAAATGCAAAATGGGGagtaagtcattttaaaaaaatgcacccttattaaaaaattcttccaaatGCACTGTGTTTCCAAATACATTTATCACATAATGATAACTCATAAATGATGTAGCTATAGCTTTGTATGTTTCCATCTCCTGTTAAAATGCATCTTGAAATTCTAATATGAAAGCTTACTTCTGCTTAGTGGAGAATTCTAGAGAATGCAATGAAAAGGttagaataaaatgttaatagaGATTACTCATTATATTACCACTCAGAGATAACTgataagtttatttcttttgcctAAGAATGCACATAACAACATTGGAATCATTATTTACCTTCCTGCTTCTTACCTAACAATTTGCCATGATCACATTCCATGTCGTTAAAAACCCATGCATCCTTTCTATCTGACACAGATGAACTAGTGCAGGGATAATGCACAGAAGCACACATGAAGGCAGAGAAAagacttctcttttcttccccgcTTCTTGCCTCTCTTCTTTTGTCTTCCTCCCAAATAGCTTCCACTTGAGTTACCAAGGAGACTGTCCAAACTCCAATCTGTGACACATTTCCACCACCACACTCCTTTGGGACCTCCAGGTATGCATGAGCTCTGCCACTGTGATTCCTTTAAGAGTTGCCAGGCTCATGATTGAGAATAAATGATTTTCCAATATCACCTCCCTCCTGCCTGTGAgtgctttcctttttttgaagGACTTTCAGCAAATTATGAAATGAGAGAAGACATAGTGGAGGAAGGAAAGGCAATCCAGGGCTAGCAAGCATGCCTTCTTGCTCCAGAATGTGTTCCATTTGTTTTTAGATTACAGAGGTAAAGAAGTTAATTGAAAGGTGCCAGATTTGATTTCCCTACAAAATAAGCTAACATGACAGGACATGGGAACTGCAAGTCCTCTAATTTTCACCAAGATACAAAGATCGAAATAACTTATATCTAAAAGCACAGAGGGTCTATTTGTAACTGTTCCCTCAGCTAtctttagaaatataattaaaaaagaaaaaaaaagtattgttaaTGTTATTTCAGAGTCAAGGATACTGTGAATTTGTTCTATCATTTAAAAGATTGTAAACCGTATAAAAACGCCTTTGATGATCAGAAATGATAAATTCATTTTTGATTGCTTATAAAAAAAAGGGAGAGGCTGTTTCTTTCTGGGCAAAAGCAGAAAGATATGatgctttatttaaaatgaagtggTACTTAGAAATGTATTTTGCCACTGAAAGAGAGCCATTCTCTCCAGAAGAAATCTCTATATGCTTAAAGAATAGTTTATACAACAGAGTTTGACGCCATCACCTCTATGCCATCTCTATCTCAGGTGTCACAGTATCCCAATGATTCCTAATGTCTTGCTCCTCAAGTATGGTGTGTGGTCCAGCAGCAGGAATCTGACCTAGGAAGCTGGTAGGAATGCAGAACCTCAGGTCAGACTGCAGTTTAGCAAGAACAGTGGGTAGGCACGTTAATATTGGAGAAATACCGCCCTAAACACAGAGATGTCTTAATTATTCATGGTTTAATTTATTACATGTTAAATAAAATGCAGGAGTATATCACACGACTTCTGTGAGCCAAGTAGAGGTAGAAGAGACACCAATCAGTTCCATCTCAAGGAGACGGCCTCAGattatatcttatatataaattAGATCTTCTAGGTAGAGAATCACAATGACTAGCTATGCCATTTGACCTCAGTGGAAAATATTTATCTCAATGACAAGCTTGGCTGTCTGGTAGGACCTTAAACACTTATTTGTAATCAGAACAGCCTACCTTTATGAAGTAATTAGGTGAAAAGAAAGCCCAAAAACCAAGAATCTAATGTGTCTGAGTATTGTGTGTTCATCTGGAATCTTCAAAATGTGACAGGAGCACTCTGTTCTTACTTTCAGTTCAGAGGATGGCTACTGTTATATTCCCTAGGTAAGAAAAACAGCTGCAATGTTTAGAAGTTCCTAGGTAAAAAGAACAGACACTTTAAAATCATGGTCTCcccatctgaaaaatgagaaaaatagttGCTAATTCATAGCACTGTTGAGAGAGTTAAGCAAGAGTTTTGAAAAGCTTGTCTAGTGCCTTCAGGTggcaaaaatacaataaatacaaaCCAGTATTCCTATGCAATTGTCATTATTAATGATATCTAAAGAGGTGAACTCCAATACGTAGCACAAAATGATACCACTTTTGACCTGCCAAATTCTATGTACCTTCTCCTACTGCAGGGTTTCCCAGTCTTTACAAGGATGACATTTTGGAACacataattctttgttgtggggctGTGGTGTGCATCCAAAAATGTCTTCATCTTACCAGTGCCTCAGAAGGTTAGCATCATTATTGCTAATTTTCTAGAGGAAATTAAAGGTAAGTTTTTAATAAGCATAACCTAAAAATGTTCACTGTGGTGGATACTAATAAGGaatgattttcattcatttattcaatacaTATTTACTGGGCACTAGAAAGGGCAGCTGAATACAGGGCAGAGCCAATGTGATTTTAGGCCTCATGAGGGTTAAATTGTAGAGAAGGGAGAGACCTTGGGTATAAAGGGAATGAGAGCACTGTGGAAAGAGTTTTAATCCAGTTGATGGGGgaccaagaaaaaacaaaattaattgttCCTGGTGGACGACTGTCTCAGTGTAGCTGTGAAGGATAGAAGTCTCAAGCCAAGGAGCCATTCAAAGGGTTTTGCACACAGATCAAGCTGCTTGATATCTGAATCAAGAGTTGAAACTCAGCTCAGTCCAGAGAAGGAACAAAACTTGACCAACCAGAAAGCACTCTCCCCAGCTCTTGGTTAGCTTCTCCCAGAGTACTGCACTTCTAAAAGATAATAACAAACCCATACTTCAAAATCATTAGAAATGTCTAAGTCTTTAACTATTGGGATAAAAATGTCTTTGTAAGATGGATTTGAAATATTGAGacagaatgattttattttcccctgtTTGTATGAATGTGTACTGAATATGTTCCCCCTACTAGAAACCAGAGATAATGAAGAATAGCGAAATGGAAGGTGttagataaaaacagaaattttcatttaaagtcCACAATACAGTTTCAAAAGCCTGCATATAAACCAACACATTACAAATGCTCTTTGGGGACAAAGAGAGCCTGGCCCTGCCAGTCTCTTAAAGATGACAGTAACAGCAGCAGCTTTTCCAAGctattttaccttaatttaaCTCTTTTCATAGGAACTGAGACTTAAGCACACAAATCATGTAAAAGCTTTGTGCAAAGTGTTTCTCTCCTGTGTTACCTAagaagttctttctttctttttttcttaattagttCCAGAAGTCTGTATTCCAGGAGCGCTTAATAAATCCAGACTATAAAAATCACGGTACAGAAAATAAGAGTTGTCAATAAGCACTGCCAATCACATAACATAACCACACTAGGACAAACCTAATAAAATCTTAATGGGCTCAGCATTGGCGGGATGGTGACAAGATAGCACCGGG
Coding sequences within it:
- the Flrt2 gene encoding leucine-rich repeat transmembrane protein FLRT2, with product MGLQTTKWPSHGAFFLKSWLIVSLGLYSQVSKLLACPSVCRCDRNFVYCNERSLTSVPLGIPEGVTVLYLHNNQINNAGFPAELHNVQSVHTVYLYGNQLDEFPMNLPKNVRVLHLQENNIQTISRAALAQLLKLEELHLDDNSISTVGVEDGAFREAVSLKLLFLSKNHLSSVPVGLPVDLQELRVDENRIAVISDMAFQNLTSLERLIVDGNLLTNKGIAEGTFSHLTKLKEFSIVRNSLSYPPPDLPGTHLIRLYLQDNQINHIPLTAFSNLRKLERLDISNNQLRKLTQGVFDNLANLKQLTARNNPWFCDCSIKWVTEWLKYIPSSLNVRGFMCQGPEQVRGMAVRELNMNLLSCPTMTPGQPLFTPAPSTISPTTQPPTVSVPTPSRSYTPPAPTTSKLPTVPDWDGRERATPPISERIQLSIHFVNDTSIQVSWLSLFTVMAYKLTWVKMGHSLVGGIVQERIVSGEKQHLSLVNLEPRSTYRICLVPLDAFNYRAVEDTVCSEATTLASYLNNGSNTASSHEQTTSHSMGSPFLLAGLIGGAVIFVLVVLLSVFCWHMHKKGRYTSQKWKYNRGRRKDDYCEAGTKKDNSILEMTETSFQIVSLNNDQLLKGDFRLQPIYTPNGGINYTDCHIPNNMRYCNSSVPDLEHCHT